One Carboxydocella sporoproducens DSM 16521 DNA segment encodes these proteins:
- a CDS encoding Ppx/GppA family phosphatase, with the protein MLIAGLDIGSNSCRYTLVHWQKNQGLRVVEQDLATTRLGKGMAGGILLPEAIERTVEAITGFVERARQKGAEKILGVATAAVREAANGQELLDRLVPLSAEITCIDGQREGWYSWLGAVQGLGLEKGDGVMVIDSGGGSTEFSWLEAGQLKAISLKIGAVRATEEKWSLAEIDDFLAKGIASIPVKPEKVILVGGTATTLGAMELQLEKYQPSLVHGLKLSAQQVAAWARRLRELNLEERKQLPGLQPARADIIPAGASILAAATHQLGTEQVWLSETDLLYGQIYIYIQEQLKYDEKGPVKWDFS; encoded by the coding sequence GTTGAACAGGACCTGGCTACGACCCGGCTGGGCAAAGGGATGGCCGGAGGTATTTTGTTGCCGGAAGCCATCGAGCGTACTGTGGAGGCTATTACTGGTTTTGTTGAACGCGCCCGGCAGAAAGGGGCGGAAAAAATATTAGGGGTGGCGACAGCCGCAGTTCGGGAAGCTGCTAATGGACAGGAGCTGCTAGATCGTCTGGTGCCATTGTCTGCAGAGATTACCTGCATTGATGGGCAACGGGAGGGCTGGTATAGCTGGCTGGGAGCAGTTCAGGGCCTGGGGCTGGAAAAGGGAGATGGAGTAATGGTCATAGACAGCGGTGGTGGCAGTACTGAGTTCAGCTGGCTGGAGGCAGGACAGCTAAAGGCTATTTCACTGAAAATAGGAGCGGTCAGAGCTACGGAAGAAAAATGGTCTCTGGCCGAGATCGATGATTTTCTTGCTAAAGGGATAGCCTCCATTCCTGTTAAACCGGAGAAAGTGATTCTGGTAGGAGGAACTGCGACTACCCTGGGCGCAATGGAGCTGCAGTTGGAGAAATATCAGCCCAGTCTGGTACACGGGCTTAAGCTGTCAGCCCAACAGGTAGCAGCCTGGGCCCGGCGGCTGCGAGAGCTGAATCTGGAGGAAAGAAAACAATTGCCTGGTTTACAGCCTGCCCGGGCGGATATCATCCCTGCCGGTGCTTCCATCCTGGCTGCTGCTACCCACCAGCTGGGCACTGAGCAGGTTTGGTTAAGTGAGACCGATTTACTTTACGGCCAAATCTATATATATATTCAGGAACAGCTGAAATATGACGAAAAAGGCCCGGTTAAATGGGACTTTTCCTAA
- the ndk gene encoding nucleoside-diphosphate kinase gives MERTFVMIKPDGVQRNLVGEILARYEKKGYKLLAMKLMRVTEELAHQHYAEHVGKPFFPGLVEYITSGPVVALVLGGKGVVAGVRAMNGATNPANAAPGTIRGDYGIEVGRNVVHASDSVESAEREIAIYFKEEEILAYEKNVDAWLYE, from the coding sequence ATGGAAAGAACATTTGTCATGATTAAACCCGATGGCGTTCAGCGCAATCTGGTAGGGGAAATTCTGGCCCGGTATGAGAAAAAGGGTTACAAACTGCTGGCTATGAAGCTAATGCGGGTTACTGAAGAACTGGCCCATCAGCATTATGCCGAGCATGTGGGCAAGCCCTTTTTCCCCGGGCTGGTGGAATACATTACTTCCGGCCCGGTAGTAGCCCTGGTCCTGGGGGGTAAAGGAGTTGTGGCCGGGGTAAGAGCCATGAATGGTGCTACCAATCCCGCCAATGCTGCTCCTGGTACTATCCGGGGTGACTATGGCATAGAAGTGGGCCGCAATGTGGTTCATGCCTCTGATTCGGTAGAATCGGCCGAAAGAGAAATCGCTATTTACTTCAAGGAAGAAGAAATTCTTGCCTACGAAAAGAATGTAGATGCCTGGCTTTACGAATAA
- a CDS encoding formate--tetrahydrofolate ligase yields the protein MKSDIEIALAAEKKPITEVASKVGLSPDDLELYGKYKAKISADVWKRVADRPNGKLILVTAINPTPAGEGKSTTTVGLGDALARLNKKVMIALREPSLGPCFGIKGGAAGGGYAQIVPMEDINLHFTGDFHAITTAHNLLAAMIDNHLHQGNELGIDPRQVLFRRVVDLNDRALRKIVIGLGGKAQGVPRESGFDITVASEIMAILCLANDINDLKKRLGNILVAYTYDGKPVYARDLKAEGSMTVLLKDAIKPNLVQTLEHTPAFVHGGPFANIAHGCNSIQATKLALKLADYVVTEAGFGADLGAEKFLNLKCRFGGLQPDAVVIVATVRALKYNGGVARADLNQENLEALRKGFANLEKHIENVGKFGLPAVVAINRFPTDTEAELALVRQLCEEAGAEVALSEVWAKGGEGGIELAEKVLKTLETRPADFRFLYDLEMPVKQKIETIAREIYGADGVIFTKEAEKALEGFEKLGLGNYPVCMAKTQYSLSDDPTKLGRPSGFTITVREIRASVGAGFLVAITGDIMTMPGLPKRPAAEFIDIDENGVITGLF from the coding sequence GTGAAATCCGATATCGAAATCGCGCTGGCGGCGGAGAAAAAACCTATTACCGAAGTAGCCTCCAAAGTGGGTTTAAGCCCTGATGATCTGGAGCTGTATGGCAAGTATAAGGCTAAGATTTCCGCTGACGTCTGGAAGCGGGTTGCCGACCGGCCCAATGGTAAACTGATTTTGGTCACCGCTATCAACCCCACCCCGGCTGGTGAAGGCAAATCCACCACCACCGTTGGTCTGGGGGATGCTCTGGCCCGCTTGAACAAAAAAGTTATGATCGCTCTCCGGGAACCTTCCCTGGGGCCCTGCTTCGGGATCAAAGGGGGGGCAGCCGGTGGTGGTTATGCCCAGATCGTGCCCATGGAAGACATTAACCTGCATTTCACCGGAGACTTCCATGCTATCACCACTGCCCATAACCTGCTGGCAGCCATGATCGATAACCATCTGCACCAGGGAAATGAACTGGGAATAGATCCGCGGCAGGTGCTGTTCCGTCGTGTCGTTGACCTGAACGACCGGGCCCTGCGGAAAATCGTGATCGGTCTGGGTGGCAAGGCTCAGGGTGTACCCCGGGAAAGCGGGTTTGACATCACTGTTGCTTCCGAAATCATGGCCATCCTCTGTCTGGCCAATGACATCAATGACCTGAAGAAGCGTCTGGGCAATATCCTGGTTGCTTACACCTATGATGGCAAGCCGGTCTATGCCCGGGATCTGAAGGCTGAAGGCTCCATGACTGTTCTGCTCAAGGATGCCATTAAGCCCAACCTGGTCCAGACTTTGGAGCATACACCTGCTTTTGTCCATGGCGGTCCTTTTGCTAATATCGCCCATGGCTGTAACAGTATCCAGGCTACCAAACTGGCTTTGAAACTGGCTGATTATGTGGTAACTGAAGCTGGTTTCGGTGCTGACCTGGGGGCTGAGAAGTTCCTCAACCTGAAGTGCCGTTTTGGCGGTCTGCAGCCGGATGCAGTAGTAATCGTGGCTACTGTACGGGCGCTGAAGTACAATGGCGGTGTAGCCCGGGCTGACCTGAACCAGGAAAACCTGGAGGCTCTGCGCAAGGGTTTTGCCAACCTGGAAAAGCATATTGAGAACGTCGGCAAGTTTGGCTTGCCCGCCGTTGTAGCTATCAACCGCTTCCCCACTGATACAGAAGCAGAGCTGGCTCTGGTACGGCAGCTCTGTGAAGAAGCCGGTGCTGAAGTGGCGCTCTCCGAAGTGTGGGCCAAAGGTGGCGAAGGCGGTATCGAGCTGGCAGAAAAAGTGCTCAAGACCCTGGAAACCAGGCCGGCAGACTTCCGCTTCCTCTATGACCTGGAAATGCCCGTCAAGCAAAAAATCGAAACCATCGCCCGGGAAATCTATGGTGCCGATGGGGTCATCTTCACCAAAGAAGCAGAAAAGGCTCTGGAAGGCTTCGAAAAACTGGGCCTGGGCAACTACCCGGTTTGTATGGCCAAGACCCAGTACTCTCTGTCGGATGATCCCACCAAACTGGGCCGTCCCAGTGGCTTCACCATTACCGTGCGGGAAATCCGGGCTTCTGTAGGCGCCGGCTTCCTGGTAGCTATTACCGGGGATATCATGACCATGCCCGGCCTGCCCAAGCGCCCGGCCGCCGAGTTCATTGATATTGACGAAAACGGTGTAATCACCGGTTTGTTCTAA
- a CDS encoding threonine/serine exporter family protein, with the protein MLKVLWAAIASALFGILFAVPRRWLFTAAAGGGLGWASYTWLTTIHLNGIVAMFLAAVMVTLFSQTAARLGKVPVPIFLVPGVVPLVPGASAYEAMFNLVHGQTAAGLAKTVETLLLGLAIAGGLALGAALFRARTGGKANVA; encoded by the coding sequence ATGTTAAAAGTATTATGGGCTGCAATTGCTTCTGCTTTGTTTGGCATCTTATTTGCTGTGCCTCGACGCTGGTTATTTACAGCAGCAGCAGGTGGAGGGCTGGGCTGGGCCAGTTATACCTGGCTAACTACTATCCACCTGAATGGGATCGTGGCCATGTTTTTGGCAGCAGTCATGGTTACCCTCTTCAGTCAAACGGCGGCCCGGCTGGGAAAGGTGCCAGTACCCATTTTCCTGGTACCAGGCGTGGTGCCCCTGGTGCCAGGGGCGTCCGCTTATGAAGCTATGTTCAATCTGGTCCATGGCCAAACAGCGGCGGGGCTGGCTAAAACGGTGGAGACCCTCTTACTGGGACTGGCCATTGCCGGAGGGCTGGCACTGGGGGCCGCTTTGTTCCGGGCCAGAACGGGAGGAAAGGCCAATGTGGCATAA
- a CDS encoding SpoIIE family protein phosphatase, whose amino-acid sequence MLESQFEIYPYRQTEDGQAAIARKERWRWPDLSGLLKVKRVRPDFKDLIWLGIAAILANSMILEDVSPFYPALLGGIAWFNARRQWATSLGVALTLAVKGDYWQLAVASMLALGFATIIGRIPEQTRRRWFLPVLVGSLDLTLRAGMALLRQAPLYAFVASTVEAVLAAVLAYFMLVWLPPLLEKREKAVEAVGGLGILGTGILIGLNGIEINGLSLVGILSRLLILLAATIGGIGGGTVIGTIIGLIPALTARGYSPVIVGVYAFGGLLAGIFERFGRWGPALGLMLSNIFLSLYTPDPRGLLIIMGETLIAVLLFLLLPARLLEEWQRRAGRVRRQQERQLKEEAEKLKAMTAQRILEFASVFQGLSNTFEQLINSTGREGEEDALPPLVKEACGRCSRLVTCWQREERATRQGIRLLLNLAEAQGGVDSTQVSRALKYCFRMREMAAAINCLASAHRLHKFWEHKIQESQELVKEQLRGVSNLMESFAYELAVTGETAEVLDWPYQVEYGIAKVAKDGCIISGDSTAVQNLNNGKFLLALSDGMGTGTRAAVQSQAALSLLTQLLEMGYDPEIAVKTVNSAMIMRSKDEEEFATLDLALIDLQDGSAHFVKIGAVFSLIKREHRIGLVKSGSLPIGILQQMEPDQINVQLEPGDIVVMFSDGVIHGTGACPEEWLAQVLHQCRTEDPENLAHYILNSARIQANNRIADDMTVIVFRLIKK is encoded by the coding sequence TTGCTGGAATCCCAGTTCGAAATTTATCCCTATCGGCAGACAGAAGATGGACAAGCAGCCATAGCCCGGAAGGAGCGCTGGCGCTGGCCTGATCTGAGCGGGCTGTTAAAAGTAAAAAGAGTTCGGCCTGATTTTAAAGACCTGATCTGGCTGGGTATAGCTGCAATTTTAGCCAACAGCATGATCCTGGAAGATGTTTCACCTTTTTATCCCGCTTTGTTAGGGGGAATCGCCTGGTTTAATGCCCGGCGCCAATGGGCCACCAGCCTGGGAGTAGCTTTGACCCTGGCAGTAAAGGGGGATTACTGGCAGCTGGCAGTAGCCTCAATGCTGGCCCTGGGTTTTGCTACCATTATCGGGCGTATTCCGGAACAGACCCGGCGTCGCTGGTTTTTACCGGTACTGGTGGGAAGCCTTGATTTGACCTTAAGAGCCGGGATGGCCCTTTTGCGACAGGCCCCCTTATATGCCTTTGTTGCCAGCACAGTAGAGGCGGTGCTGGCGGCGGTACTGGCCTACTTTATGCTGGTCTGGTTACCTCCCTTGCTGGAAAAAAGGGAAAAAGCGGTTGAAGCTGTCGGCGGCCTGGGGATACTGGGAACAGGCATTCTTATTGGCTTGAATGGTATAGAAATCAACGGCTTAAGTCTGGTGGGGATTCTCAGCCGTCTGCTGATTCTACTGGCTGCCACCATAGGCGGTATCGGTGGTGGGACGGTAATTGGCACTATTATCGGGCTGATACCTGCTTTGACGGCCCGGGGCTATTCTCCCGTGATAGTCGGGGTTTATGCCTTTGGAGGCTTGCTGGCGGGAATTTTTGAACGTTTTGGCCGCTGGGGCCCGGCCCTGGGCTTGATGTTAAGCAATATATTTCTCTCCTTATATACACCCGACCCCAGGGGGCTGTTGATTATCATGGGGGAAACCCTGATTGCAGTTTTACTATTCTTGCTGTTACCTGCCCGTTTACTGGAAGAATGGCAACGGCGGGCGGGTAGAGTGAGACGGCAACAGGAGCGACAGTTGAAAGAAGAGGCAGAAAAACTGAAGGCCATGACGGCCCAGCGTATTCTGGAATTCGCCAGTGTTTTTCAGGGTCTGTCCAATACTTTTGAACAATTGATTAATTCAACAGGTCGGGAAGGGGAAGAGGATGCTCTGCCTCCGCTGGTTAAAGAGGCCTGTGGTCGCTGCAGCAGACTGGTAACCTGCTGGCAGAGAGAAGAGCGGGCGACCAGACAGGGAATACGGCTATTGTTGAATCTGGCTGAAGCCCAGGGAGGGGTTGATAGTACCCAGGTGAGCCGGGCGCTGAAATATTGTTTTCGCATGCGGGAAATGGCGGCAGCTATTAACTGCCTGGCCAGTGCCCATCGTTTACATAAGTTCTGGGAACATAAGATTCAGGAAAGTCAGGAATTAGTTAAGGAACAGCTGCGGGGTGTTTCCAATTTAATGGAATCTTTCGCCTATGAGCTGGCAGTAACGGGCGAAACGGCAGAAGTACTGGACTGGCCCTACCAGGTGGAATATGGTATTGCCAAAGTAGCCAAGGATGGTTGTATTATTTCCGGAGACAGTACGGCGGTTCAAAATCTGAACAATGGCAAGTTTTTACTGGCCCTCAGTGATGGCATGGGAACGGGTACAAGGGCCGCAGTACAAAGCCAGGCGGCCCTCAGTTTGTTGACTCAGCTGCTGGAGATGGGATATGATCCGGAGATAGCAGTGAAGACTGTGAACTCAGCCATGATTATGCGTTCCAAAGATGAAGAAGAATTCGCTACCCTGGATTTGGCTTTAATTGACCTGCAGGATGGTTCGGCTCACTTTGTCAAGATCGGTGCTGTCTTTTCCCTGATCAAACGGGAGCATCGGATTGGACTGGTTAAATCAGGTTCTTTGCCCATAGGTATTCTGCAACAGATGGAACCGGACCAGATTAATGTCCAGCTGGAACCCGGTGATATAGTGGTGATGTTCAGTGATGGGGTAATTCATGGTACCGGTGCCTGCCCGGAAGAATGGCTGGCCCAGGTCTTGCATCAATGCCGGACAGAGGATCCGGAAAATCTGGCCCATTATATTCTCAACAGTGCCCGTATCCAGGCCAATAACCGAATTGCTGATGATATGACGGTAATAGTATTCCGACTGATCAAAAAGTAA
- the ftsH gene encoding ATP-dependent zinc metalloprotease FtsH, translating to MNKLFKGFSIYLLIGLLVFAILELSGRPSETVNRPSYDEFVKMVQAGKIREVTITTENLTNSIEGVDSSGKKFALYGPIQDERLIDRLMDANVKIVHNPPPKNSVWLSVLTSLLPVLLLVGVMFFFMQQAQGGGNRVMSFGKSRARLASEDRRRVTFADVAGADEAKEELQEVVEFLKYPKKFHELGARIPKGVLLFGPPGTGKTLLARAVAGEAGVPFYSISGSDFVEMFVGVGASRVRDLFEQAKKSAPCIVFIDEIDAVGRQRGAGLGGGHDEREQTLNQLLVEMDGFTMTESVIVIAATNRPDILDPALLRPGRFDRQIVVDRPDLVGRKEILKVHIRNKPIAPSVDLDVLARRTPGFTGADLANMVNEAALLAARANKKQIEMTELENAIERVIAGPEKKSKVISEQEKKLVSYHEAGHAVVGYLLPNTDPVHKVSIIPRGRAGGYTLLLPKEDRYYATRSQLLDQVTMLLAGRVAEALMLNEISTGAQNDLERATNTVRRMITEYGMSENLGPLTFGNRSDQVFLGRDIARDRNYSEEVAKAIDAEVRRMIEECYQRAESLLLEHKDKLELVANTLMEKETIEADEFTALMQKAENE from the coding sequence TTGAACAAATTATTTAAAGGTTTCAGCATTTATCTCCTGATCGGCCTGTTGGTGTTTGCCATTTTAGAGCTGTCTGGCCGCCCGTCTGAAACAGTGAACAGGCCATCCTATGATGAATTTGTCAAAATGGTACAGGCTGGGAAAATCAGGGAAGTAACCATTACAACTGAAAACTTAACCAACTCCATTGAAGGTGTGGATAGCAGCGGCAAAAAATTTGCTCTCTACGGCCCGATTCAGGATGAACGGCTGATTGACCGGCTGATGGATGCCAATGTCAAGATAGTGCATAATCCTCCGCCCAAAAACAGTGTCTGGCTATCGGTGCTGACCTCCTTACTGCCAGTATTATTGCTGGTAGGGGTGATGTTCTTCTTTATGCAACAGGCCCAGGGGGGTGGCAACCGGGTCATGTCCTTTGGCAAAAGCCGGGCTCGCCTGGCTTCCGAGGACCGGCGCCGGGTGACCTTTGCCGATGTAGCGGGAGCTGATGAGGCTAAAGAGGAATTGCAGGAAGTAGTGGAATTTCTCAAATACCCCAAGAAATTCCATGAACTGGGGGCGCGGATCCCCAAAGGGGTTTTGCTCTTTGGACCTCCCGGTACCGGTAAGACACTGCTGGCCAGGGCGGTAGCCGGGGAAGCCGGGGTTCCTTTCTACAGTATCAGCGGTTCCGACTTTGTAGAGATGTTTGTCGGGGTAGGGGCCTCCCGGGTAAGGGACCTGTTCGAGCAGGCCAAAAAAAGTGCGCCCTGTATCGTTTTTATCGATGAAATCGATGCCGTTGGTCGCCAGCGGGGAGCTGGTCTGGGTGGTGGCCATGATGAGCGGGAACAAACTCTGAACCAGCTGCTGGTGGAAATGGACGGCTTTACTATGACGGAAAGTGTGATTGTCATTGCGGCTACCAACCGTCCCGATATTCTGGACCCGGCGCTATTGCGCCCGGGCCGATTTGACCGGCAGATTGTGGTAGACCGTCCTGATCTGGTAGGGAGAAAGGAAATCCTCAAGGTGCATATTCGCAACAAGCCGATTGCTCCCTCCGTTGACCTGGATGTGCTGGCCCGGCGAACTCCTGGTTTTACCGGGGCAGACCTGGCCAATATGGTCAATGAAGCGGCCTTGCTGGCAGCCCGGGCCAACAAGAAGCAAATCGAAATGACAGAGCTGGAAAATGCCATTGAAAGGGTTATTGCCGGTCCGGAAAAGAAATCGAAAGTGATTTCTGAACAGGAGAAGAAACTGGTTTCCTACCATGAAGCGGGACACGCAGTTGTGGGTTACCTCCTGCCCAATACTGATCCGGTGCACAAGGTTTCCATTATTCCACGGGGAAGAGCAGGCGGATATACCTTGCTGCTACCCAAGGAAGACCGTTATTATGCTACCAGGAGCCAGCTGCTGGATCAGGTGACCATGTTGCTGGCCGGCCGGGTGGCAGAGGCCCTGATGCTTAATGAAATCAGCACCGGGGCGCAAAATGACCTGGAGCGGGCTACCAATACCGTGCGGCGCATGATTACCGAGTATGGTATGAGCGAAAACCTGGGTCCCCTGACCTTTGGCAACCGCAGTGACCAGGTTTTCCTGGGCCGGGATATCGCTCGCGACCGCAATTACAGTGAAGAAGTAGCCAAGGCCATCGATGCTGAAGTGCGGCGGATGATTGAGGAGTGTTATCAGCGGGCGGAAAGTCTTTTGCTGGAACACAAGGATAAACTGGAACTGGTAGCCAATACCCTGATGGAAAAAGAAACCATTGAGGCTGATGAGTTTACCGCTTTGATGCAAAAGGCGGAAAATGAATAA
- a CDS encoding thioesterase family protein — protein MEKLQVGLTGTATTEVSEANTAIAYGSGGVKVFATPAMIGLMEKAALSAVDPLLPEGMATVGTKVEVTHLAATPIGMQVRAQAELLEVEGKRLLFRVEAYDEAGLIGEGKHERYIIDIARFISRSEAKKDQKK, from the coding sequence ATGGAAAAATTACAGGTGGGGTTGACTGGCACGGCGACCACGGAAGTCAGTGAGGCCAACACGGCTATCGCCTATGGCAGTGGCGGGGTGAAAGTTTTTGCCACACCGGCCATGATCGGGTTGATGGAAAAAGCGGCTTTGAGTGCTGTGGATCCCTTGCTGCCAGAAGGGATGGCAACGGTAGGTACCAAAGTGGAGGTTACTCATCTGGCGGCAACGCCGATAGGGATGCAGGTGCGGGCCCAGGCTGAGTTGCTGGAAGTTGAGGGCAAGCGCCTATTATTCCGGGTGGAAGCCTATGATGAGGCAGGACTCATTGGAGAAGGCAAGCACGAGCGCTATATTATTGATATCGCCCGGTTCATTAGCCGGTCTGAGGCGAAAAAAGACCAGAAGAAGTGA
- a CDS encoding threonine/serine exporter family protein yields the protein MASTKEIVVILLWTGRLLLENGAEITRVEDTLERMGLALGLKKVEVFATPTGFVVSGQNELGKVATMTERIRARELALHRVLLVNQISRQVVEGELQFPELVQRLAEVENAPPDYPAWVMTGAGTLATGFFALMFGGDWRAALVACLGGLTVMLWRQLVAPLGPGRVITTFLAAVIGAITAVLVGRLWPTVATDKAIIGTIMLLVPGVAVTSAIIDVINEDLLSGVARGAEAILIATAVAAGVSLVLALG from the coding sequence ATGGCATCAACCAAGGAAATTGTTGTGATTCTGCTGTGGACCGGCAGGTTGTTGCTGGAAAATGGAGCGGAAATTACCCGGGTAGAAGATACCCTGGAGAGAATGGGCCTGGCTCTGGGGCTGAAAAAGGTAGAGGTTTTTGCCACTCCTACCGGTTTTGTGGTTTCCGGCCAGAATGAGCTGGGGAAGGTCGCTACTATGACGGAACGCATACGGGCCCGGGAGCTGGCTTTACATCGGGTCTTGCTGGTGAATCAGATTTCCCGGCAGGTAGTGGAAGGAGAGCTGCAATTTCCCGAACTGGTGCAGCGCCTGGCAGAGGTGGAAAACGCACCACCAGATTACCCTGCCTGGGTAATGACAGGGGCAGGAACCCTGGCTACCGGTTTTTTTGCCCTGATGTTTGGTGGGGATTGGCGAGCGGCTCTGGTGGCCTGTCTGGGTGGACTGACAGTGATGCTCTGGCGTCAGCTGGTGGCACCGCTAGGGCCAGGCAGAGTGATCACTACATTCCTGGCCGCAGTGATTGGAGCCATAACGGCAGTGCTGGTAGGCCGGCTTTGGCCAACGGTGGCAACAGACAAGGCCATTATCGGGACCATTATGTTGCTGGTACCAGGGGTTGCGGTAACCAGCGCTATAATAGATGTAATCAATGAGGACCTTTTATCCGGGGTAGCCAGGGGAGCAGAAGCCATTTTGATTGCCACTGCCGTGGCTGCCGGAGTCTCCCTGGTACTGGCATTAGGATGA
- the tilS gene encoding tRNA lysidine(34) synthetase TilS, which translates to MWHKIEHYIVQQQLLQYGERVLLALSGGPDSVALAHCLLQLADKYRWQLGAVHVNHRMRPGEAERDEEFVRRLCQEWNIPLYVEKLEQPPGSEEAARVARYRVFEQLLNQGGWDKIALGHHQDDQAETLFWHLLRGSGLDGLAGMAARRGKFIRPLLAVNRAEILAYLKKNDLQWCVDSSNLLPIYTRNRIRQVIFPFLEREIQPALRKHLARTAELLRDELELLEKVTDQYWQETVLYQNEMEIVLDLKSLQTLPAALQRRLIRRAWREFTAAEHPLSWAKTEGVRRLLEKDGSASWRLKADLEAVKDYTKLVLRRRSVPVKEETVSEEWYLSLPGQIQLPDGTVIQAQVVQQPGELGPAGRELIYLWVPPEGELLVRYRRPGDRFRPAGAPGSKKLKEWMIDKKIPRSERERIPLVLLGEDIVWVVGWQAGHNPCRKSPGGRWVALLQRPGSCGTICKYE; encoded by the coding sequence ATGTGGCATAAGATTGAACATTATATTGTCCAGCAACAGCTTCTGCAGTATGGGGAGCGGGTGTTGCTGGCGCTTTCCGGCGGACCGGATTCGGTGGCCCTGGCTCATTGCCTGTTGCAATTAGCGGATAAATACCGGTGGCAGCTGGGGGCTGTACATGTCAACCATCGTATGCGGCCCGGAGAAGCAGAGCGGGATGAGGAGTTTGTGCGCCGCTTGTGCCAGGAATGGAATATTCCCCTTTATGTGGAAAAACTGGAGCAACCTCCGGGATCGGAAGAAGCGGCCCGCGTTGCTCGCTACCGGGTATTTGAACAGCTGCTGAACCAGGGGGGATGGGATAAAATCGCCCTGGGGCATCATCAGGATGACCAGGCGGAAACCCTGTTCTGGCATTTGCTTAGAGGCAGTGGTCTGGACGGGCTGGCGGGTATGGCGGCCCGGCGCGGAAAATTTATCCGGCCGCTGCTGGCAGTAAACCGGGCTGAAATACTTGCTTATTTAAAGAAAAATGATTTACAATGGTGTGTGGATTCCAGTAACCTGTTGCCCATTTATACCCGTAATCGCATTCGGCAGGTGATTTTTCCTTTTCTGGAGCGGGAAATTCAACCGGCTTTAAGAAAACACCTGGCCCGTACCGCCGAGTTGTTGCGGGACGAACTGGAGTTGCTGGAAAAGGTAACAGACCAGTACTGGCAGGAGACGGTCCTCTACCAGAATGAAATGGAAATAGTTCTGGACTTAAAATCCCTGCAAACCCTGCCGGCGGCTTTGCAACGCAGGTTAATCCGCCGGGCCTGGCGGGAATTTACCGCTGCTGAACATCCCCTTTCCTGGGCCAAAACTGAAGGAGTGAGGCGTTTGCTGGAGAAGGACGGCAGTGCCAGCTGGCGCTTAAAGGCAGATCTGGAGGCGGTAAAAGATTATACTAAACTGGTGTTGCGACGACGGTCAGTGCCGGTTAAGGAAGAAACTGTTTCTGAAGAGTGGTACCTGTCCTTACCTGGACAGATTCAGTTGCCGGATGGAACGGTAATTCAGGCGCAGGTTGTTCAGCAACCTGGAGAGCTGGGGCCAGCAGGCAGGGAACTGATTTATCTCTGGGTACCACCAGAAGGAGAATTGCTGGTGCGCTACCGGCGCCCGGGGGACCGTTTTCGGCCAGCGGGGGCACCGGGCAGCAAAAAGCTGAAGGAATGGATGATCGATAAAAAAATTCCCCGTTCAGAGCGGGAACGAATTCCTTTAGTCCTGCTGGGAGAGGATATTGTTTGGGTAGTAGGCTGGCAAGCAGGCCACAATCCTTGCCGGAAAAGCCCGGGAGGAAGATGGGTGGCTTTGTTGCAAAGGCCCGGGTCCTGTGGTACAATATGTAAATATGAGTGA
- a CDS encoding HD domain-containing protein: MDLLNRLINHPRVRAAFTEIAAWEKDRIYCRHGWEHAWAVARLAYMLYLEERDEREPEAREGFYAAGLLHDLGRAAEYATGEDHAQVSARLAGEILVELGMPAEFIYKVCQAIAGHRRGEVEGWARYLYLADKLSRPCLQCVVEDCYKREKMLVLQQLYDYR; this comes from the coding sequence ATGGACTTACTCAACCGTCTAATCAATCATCCCCGGGTGAGGGCAGCATTTACGGAAATAGCCGCCTGGGAAAAGGATAGAATCTATTGCCGACATGGCTGGGAGCATGCCTGGGCTGTTGCCCGGCTGGCTTATATGCTATACTTGGAAGAGAGGGATGAACGGGAGCCTGAGGCCCGGGAGGGGTTTTATGCCGCCGGGCTGTTACACGATCTGGGGCGGGCAGCGGAATATGCTACCGGTGAAGATCATGCCCAGGTTTCGGCCCGGCTGGCCGGGGAGATTCTTGTTGAACTGGGAATGCCCGCTGAATTCATCTATAAGGTTTGTCAGGCTATTGCCGGACACCGCCGGGGAGAGGTAGAGGGTTGGGCCCGCTATCTCTATCTGGCGGACAAGCTCTCCCGTCCCTGCCTGCAGTGCGTGGTTGAGGATTGCTATAAACGGGAAAAAATGCTGGTTTTGCAGCAACTGTATGATTATAGATAG